In Streptomyces violaceusniger Tu 4113, one DNA window encodes the following:
- a CDS encoding ATP-binding SpoIIE family protein phosphatase produces MRTEDLLAAIATGLWRWDSVSGAVSYDAEAARLVGLPAEPVTLPEAAARACFHPADWLEVQAIVDLAVAEGTLAEARLRIVDEKGTVLRTVRTRSRPIARGGSEDGYYLLGTLQEVPDPLPGTSAAGPPVTGDWRRNREAFLLDAGRALAEAMSTAEVLRVAAGLSMPGFSPEGLAVFGVQGERISVIGHHGPRAGADHPFHDIGLGTDYPAAEVVRTGRAVYLPTPEEYRGRFPAAWSLGRPRKRRSWAFLPLIVAGRTIGAWMAGFAHPVSFSPDERSVLTTIARMLAQALSRTALQETERELADGLQRSMLPASKPDIPGLTVAARYVPTGGGLQVGGDWYDVIGLPSGRTALVIGDVQGHDVHAAGIMGQLRIAVRAYASEGHHPDAVLSRASRFLAGLSGPDGPDGRYDPRFATCLYMEVDPVAGTLDIARAGHPDPAVRLADGTMVVRPTSGGLPLGIDPDTDYPTTRVVLEPGETLLMCTDGLIETGGHDLETGWDRIRKVFERPATLTNDSGTLPSGALPSDGLPSGGLDSDDLEALADSLVQAVHGPPSHHTTGPLADRREDDIALLLIRREAEVCLVGPGSAPVRRTAVTVAQAEPERIAGTRQQLRDMLHDWADPDQVESAVLMLSEMVTNVLVHTDGDALLVAEVSGRHGARRLRLDVADSSDELPHRRRPGELASSGRGLLLLEMLADIWGVDPRGDGKCIWYELYEASPNERPGPAADGSAPRA; encoded by the coding sequence ATGCGCACCGAGGACCTGCTGGCCGCCATAGCGACCGGCCTATGGCGTTGGGACAGTGTCTCGGGCGCCGTCAGCTATGACGCCGAGGCGGCCCGGCTGGTGGGCCTGCCCGCCGAGCCCGTCACCCTTCCCGAGGCCGCCGCCCGCGCGTGCTTCCACCCCGCGGACTGGCTGGAGGTCCAGGCGATCGTCGACCTCGCGGTGGCCGAGGGCACGCTCGCCGAGGCCCGGCTGCGCATCGTGGACGAGAAGGGCACCGTGTTGCGGACCGTGCGCACCCGGTCCCGGCCGATAGCGCGGGGCGGCAGCGAGGACGGCTACTACCTGCTCGGCACCCTCCAGGAGGTCCCCGACCCGCTGCCCGGCACCTCGGCCGCGGGCCCGCCGGTCACCGGCGACTGGCGGCGCAACCGCGAGGCGTTCCTGCTGGACGCGGGGCGGGCGCTGGCGGAGGCGATGTCCACCGCCGAGGTGCTGCGGGTCGCGGCGGGGCTGTCCATGCCGGGCTTCTCCCCGGAGGGGCTCGCGGTCTTCGGCGTCCAGGGCGAGCGGATCTCGGTGATCGGCCACCACGGGCCGCGGGCGGGCGCCGATCACCCCTTTCACGACATCGGGCTGGGCACCGACTATCCGGCGGCCGAGGTGGTCCGCACCGGCCGGGCGGTCTATCTGCCCACACCGGAGGAGTACCGCGGCCGGTTTCCGGCCGCCTGGTCGCTCGGCCGGCCCCGTAAGCGCCGGTCCTGGGCGTTTCTGCCACTGATCGTCGCGGGCCGCACCATCGGCGCGTGGATGGCCGGATTCGCCCATCCGGTGTCGTTCTCGCCCGATGAGCGATCGGTGCTGACCACGATCGCGCGGATGCTGGCCCAGGCGCTGTCCCGCACCGCGCTCCAGGAGACCGAGCGGGAGCTGGCGGACGGGCTGCAGCGCTCGATGCTGCCCGCCAGCAAGCCCGATATCCCGGGGCTGACGGTGGCCGCGCGCTATGTGCCGACCGGCGGCGGACTACAGGTCGGCGGCGACTGGTACGACGTGATCGGGCTGCCCTCGGGGCGTACCGCGCTGGTGATCGGCGATGTGCAGGGCCACGATGTGCACGCCGCGGGGATCATGGGGCAGCTACGGATCGCGGTCCGGGCGTACGCCTCCGAGGGGCACCACCCCGACGCGGTGCTCTCCCGCGCGTCCCGCTTCCTCGCCGGGCTGTCGGGGCCCGACGGCCCGGACGGCCGGTACGACCCGAGGTTCGCCACCTGCCTCTATATGGAGGTGGACCCGGTCGCCGGCACCCTGGACATCGCCCGCGCGGGCCACCCCGACCCGGCGGTCCGGCTCGCCGACGGCACGATGGTGGTCAGGCCCACGTCGGGCGGGCTGCCGCTGGGCATCGACCCGGACACCGACTATCCGACCACCCGGGTGGTGCTGGAGCCCGGCGAGACGCTGCTGATGTGCACCGACGGGCTGATTGAGACCGGCGGGCACGATCTGGAGACCGGCTGGGACCGGATCCGTAAGGTCTTCGAGCGGCCCGCCACCCTCACGAACGACTCCGGCACCCTCCCCTCCGGTGCTCTGCCCTCCGACGGCCTGCCCTCAGGCGGCCTCGACTCCGACGACCTCGAAGCCCTCGCCGACTCCCTGGTGCAGGCCGTGCACGGGCCGCCCTCCCACCACACCACCGGCCCGCTCGCGGACCGGCGCGAGGACGACATAGCGCTGTTGCTGATCCGCCGGGAGGCGGAGGTGTGCCTGGTCGGGCCCGGTTCGGCGCCGGTGCGGCGGACCGCGGTCACGGTCGCGCAGGCCGAGCCGGAGCGCATAGCGGGCACCCGGCAGCAACTGCGCGACATGCTGCACGACTGGGCCGACCCGGACCAGGTGGAGTCGGCGGTGCTGATGCTCTCCGAGATGGTCACCAACGTTTTGGTGCACACCGACGGAGACGCCCTGCTGGTGGCCGAGGTCAGCGGGCGGCACGGGGCCCGGCGGCTGCGGCTGGACGTCGCCGACAGCAGCGATGAGCTGCCGCACCGCCGGCGGCCGGGCGAGCTGGCCTCGTCGGGGCGCGGGCTGCTGCTCCTGGAGATGCTCGCCGACATCTGGGGGGTGGATCCGCGCGGCGACGGCAAATGCATCTGGTACGAGCTGTACGAGGCAAGCCCGAACGAGCGGCCCGGCCCGGCGGCGGACGGGTCGGCCCCCCGCGCGTGA